Proteins from a single region of Parasedimentitalea psychrophila:
- the pdxR gene encoding MocR-like pyridoxine biosynthesis transcription factor PdxR has protein sequence MPDLARLLSPSAAAPRYLQISAGLRAQMTEGSLSAGRRLPASRALAQDLGVARSTVVLAYDQLVAEGYLESRRGSGIYVCDIAPLTTPMAVAATATAVVPAISGLLAPGTPDPEVFPVQPWAKIIARVARMAPKALVHLDDPFGDPELRQQIAAYAGRWRGITATADQVLVTSGASAGLELALALLVREGQLALEAPGYVPTQMFAAARGWQVNWMPVTASGVQLPPHPSPVTVLTPSHQFPLGGSLPIAMRQAFLKAAAGCGGWIVEDDFDSEFRYAGQPLAAMAALDHDGRCIYVGTFSKTFSHALRLGYLILPPGLVDRFRAALRHPTSSAAVTAQRPLADFMASGQYDRHIRRARRLYAQRYGAAVKALEGWPAELGQFRRHEAGMQIALHLDQAQDEQTLVTAANAAGFAIRGLSGCDPSGQAQGLLIGFCQSQPEDIAGQYDALRAVLQGCKNSAD, from the coding sequence ATGCCTGACCTTGCCCGCCTGCTGTCCCCGAGTGCTGCGGCGCCGCGTTATTTGCAGATCAGCGCGGGATTGCGGGCGCAGATGACCGAAGGAAGCCTGAGCGCGGGCCGCCGCCTGCCCGCCTCGCGCGCCCTGGCACAGGACCTCGGGGTGGCCCGGTCCACGGTTGTCTTGGCCTATGACCAGCTGGTCGCCGAAGGCTATCTGGAAAGCCGCCGGGGATCGGGGATCTATGTCTGCGACATTGCGCCACTGACCACTCCCATGGCGGTAGCCGCTACGGCCACGGCGGTTGTCCCTGCCATCTCAGGACTATTGGCGCCGGGCACCCCGGACCCGGAGGTCTTTCCGGTGCAGCCCTGGGCCAAAATCATCGCCCGGGTCGCGCGCATGGCGCCCAAGGCGCTGGTGCATCTTGACGATCCTTTTGGAGACCCTGAGCTACGGCAGCAGATTGCGGCATATGCTGGCAGGTGGCGCGGAATCACGGCGACGGCGGATCAGGTTCTGGTGACCAGTGGCGCCAGCGCCGGCCTGGAGCTGGCCTTGGCGCTGCTGGTCCGCGAGGGGCAACTGGCGCTGGAGGCTCCGGGCTATGTGCCCACCCAAATGTTTGCTGCGGCGCGGGGGTGGCAGGTTAACTGGATGCCGGTGACGGCATCGGGCGTGCAGCTGCCACCGCATCCTTCACCGGTGACAGTGCTGACCCCCTCGCACCAGTTTCCCTTGGGGGGCAGCCTGCCCATAGCGATGCGTCAGGCGTTCCTAAAAGCCGCTGCAGGCTGTGGTGGCTGGATCGTTGAGGATGATTTTGACAGCGAGTTTCGCTATGCAGGTCAGCCGCTCGCCGCTATGGCGGCGCTGGATCACGATGGTCGATGCATCTATGTCGGCACCTTCTCAAAAACCTTTTCCCATGCGCTGCGACTGGGCTATCTGATCCTGCCGCCGGGGCTGGTTGACCGGTTTCGCGCCGCCCTGAGACACCCCACCAGCAGTGCCGCCGTTACCGCCCAACGACCCCTGGCCGACTTCATGGCCTCGGGGCAATACGACCGGCATATCCGCCGCGCCCGACGGCTTTATGCCCAGCGCTACGGCGCTGCCGTAAAGGCGCTGGAGGGCTGGCCTGCTGAACTGGGACAGTTCCGCAGGCACGAGGCCGGGATGCAAATCGCCCTGCATTTGGACCAAGCGCAGGATGAGCAAACCCTCGTCACCGCCGCCAATGCAGCCGGCTTTGCCATTCGCGGGCTGTCGGGCTGTGACCCGTCAGGTCAGGCACAGGGCTTGCTCATCGGGTTCTGTCAGTCGCAACCAGAAGACATTGCCGGTCAATATGACGCCCTGCGCGCGGTTCTTCAGGGCTGCAAAAATTCTGCCGATTGA